A stretch of DNA from Paenibacillus segetis:
GAAGCGATTTCAAGTTAAGTACATCGCCTTCTCCACTTTTATAATACACATCACCACTACATAGTTTTGCTTTCTGTATTAGATCTACAAGCTTTACGTGATCTTTTAATTCCAAGGTAATTACCTTCTTTCTATTGGTCTAATTTCGGTTGCCTATTCTAATTATTAAGAAGAAGTGGGATTTGATTTTGAGGAATCTTTAACCGGTAGACTATTCCCTACTGAAAGTATTGCTCCGTATGGAATAGTCCTCAATTTCTTCATTAGTTGATGAGAATGACATTAATTATTGGCTTCAGCGGCTTAAATACCTTGAACTTATCGATTTGTATTATTTTTGTTATGAATGAAGAACAGGCAATACTGCGATTACTCCAACTTGCTTTTAATTACTCATAGTCTTCTATTTTCCACTCATCCTTCCAATCCAGAAAAGCCATTTTCCCGTCGAACCGGATTGGCAGCCAAACATAATCCGATGTAGATGAACCCATGTGATTCATAACAGCCATCTTTTCAAAATCTGGTTGGGAAGTGCCCAGGGTTAAATATCGATTCAATCATCGAAGCGTATTCACTTTATTTTAGATCCATCACATGTGGCAGCCATCTGTCAGCTATAATGATATACAGATCCTTTTTCCCATCCCCCTTAAACACTGACGAGACCTGCGAGTGAAAGGATGTGTTTGTTTCATCATCTGGATGCGGATTCCTCAGAATCTCGAATGGACCTTATTTTTTTATGCTGATTTTTCACTTCTTCGTTGATTTATTTCGTTAATTATTGCTTTATGTTTATCATCCGTCATATCCCATTTGATCAAAATAAGACCCAATAGGGTGATAACTGCTGGTATGATACTCATCAAAACTTTAATCCCCCACAATGCTGTCGCTGTCTGGGGAACATTTGGTACATAATGAACCGCAGACAATGTAATAGCTGTAAAACCTCCTGCAACAGCAGTGCTTAATGTCTGTGCGAAACCACTTAATGAACCAATAAAGCCTCCACTACTCATATTAAATTTATATTCGCCATAATCTGCTGCAAGTGGCGTCATTGTTCCTTGTACCGGTGATGCTATCCCAGTCACAGTCCCGCCGATAACATTAAGTATATAAAACATTATTTTTCCAGTCGCAGTTGGGGGTACAAAGAACATTAAAGTGCCTGTCACCATACTAAAAATTACCGAAACGAGCATTATCTTTTTGAGCCCTAATTTTTTTGTCATAATTGAGCTTAAGGCTACTCCAATAATCAAAGGAAGTAGCTGTATAAGCCCCATTGTGATCATCATATTTTCATCATTAAAGTAGTATTTATAATAATAAATACCAACTCCTGAGCGAATAGCAGAACTCAGATTTATTGTAAAAGAATATACCACTGCAATAACTGCATATTTATTTTTTAAAAATAATCCTAATGACGTTTTAATATCCATCTTACCTGTGTTTTCTTTAGTAACTACAAATCTTTCTTTTGAAACACGCATGACTACTAGCGTATAAATAATAGTAATTATCATTGCAATCATCATAAACGTTCTAAACCCTACTGCCTGGTTTCCACTTCCCAATGCATTAATTATTGGAAGCGTTCCCACATTTACAGTTATCGAAGCAATCAACAATATTGCAAAACTCCAAATTGAAATATTCATTCTGTCTTCCTGAACTTTTGTTGTTGCTGTTGTCAGACCGAGCCCTGGCCCCTGGTTCAAGGACATAAAGAGGCTAAAAATGGAATATGTCACTGTAACATATATGATATTGCCTACTTCTCCGAAATTAACCGGTATAAAGGTAAAAAATCCAAAAAAGGCCAACCCCATCAATATAAGTATAACCCATGGTTTATACTTACCCCATCGGGTATTTTGTCTATCAAGATATATACCAAAAACAGGTGTTACTACGGCATCCAAAATTCTGATTACAACAAACATTCCCCCTACGTATGCTGCATTTATCTTCATGATATCCGTATAATAAAATAATAACCAAGTGCCTATCATAGTAATATAAAATGTTGTTACTCCTGTTAATGATGCAAGAGAAAATTTTTCCCCAAAAGGTATCCTTTTATCAATCCCCACTATATTCCCTGTACCTGCTTCTTCCCTACATATTTTTTTATCAGCTTTCCCCATTTTGTAATCCTCCATATTCACTCAGAATTATGCATCTAACTTTTTCAAATATCATATTTACCTCATAATACAGTGTTATTCAGCTAAGTAATTGACTTTAAATCTAAATTACTTAAACAAGTTAACCCTTCCTATTTGCTTCACCTGATCCTGCGAATTGAATTTAATCATTTTGGAATGAGCTTGCATTTACTTCTGCTTATATATTATTTCATCATTTTCCCCTCCAACACGTATAAAATCAAAATTTAATTTCCCAAATATAAATCATTCTGCATATAAAGTTAACGCTTACATTGATAAATATATTTTTCCTCCTTATTTCAATCATTTCGTTTCTGAAATGGAGTATACAATTTTGTAAACTTCATATATATCACCACAATACTTTTTTTGTAACAAAAAAAATTATTATTCCATTCAAAATAATAAAGTAAATGCATAGTTGATATTGCTAAGGGACTAGGGATCAACAACTTTACTTATGTCTTATATAGATGTACTTGCTGAAAACTCCAGATCCAACTTTCCATCCGATACCGTTATATTGAATACCTCCTCTTTGAATACTCCGCTTGCTGCTGTAATATTCTGAAGCTTTGTTTACCCTTCGGCCTTTAATGCTTCCAGTTTAAGCTGAAGTGGCATCCCCAATCAGAACCTCCACCTCATATGTTCCATTTTCAACAATCTTTGAAAAGCCAAAGGGATTCTTACTAAATATGAACTCTCTCTTCAAAGCGTCGGAATTATTTCTATTCCTTTGATCTAAACTTGTACCTGCCAATCCATAATCATTGGTATCTTCAAACAATGTTGTTGGAGTCACCTGCTCATAACCTGTTTCTACAGGACCGTTACCCATATCATAGAAATACTGAGTAGGAGTAATTTATATAGCATTCACTCGCGCTGATGTATCGGTTCCTGTTGCAGCGAATTCAAGATCAAGTTGCCCATCCTCCACGGTAAATAGAAACACTTCTTTTTTAAACTCACCAGTCAAAGTAGTTAAACTTTGAACTTTCGTGTGCCCCTCTGCATTAACGGATATATTTCCACACTGAGCAGCAGTGGCGTCTCCTATTAGTACTCGCACCTCATACATTCCGTTATTCAATGTCTTGGAGAAAGTATAAGTACTTTTACTGAAGACAAAATCCGCCTTAAAAGACTCTGAAATGTTCCGGTTGCGCTGATCTAGTCCACTACCGGACAACCCATAACCAGTTGCGGAACTGAATTGGATGGAAGAGGTAACCTGTATATAGCCATCCGCAACAGGCCCACTTCCCATATCGTAATAGTAAGTTTGTCGCTAACGTTTTGCTGATAGCCTTTGACATTATCGAAATCGGAAGCCCCTGCTGCATTCTCGGTATTAAACTTCACCTTGGCAATGTTCGCTACAGATGTTGTAAGCGCCTCTTGATTCAATAGCTTTACCCCATTAACATTTAAAACAAAAGTTTACTTATCTGTATTAATTACGAGTAGAATCTTATACCAAGTCTTAGACGAATACGATTGTAATGCCGTCCCGCTTGAGTTTTGATATGAGATTTTCCCTGCAACATCAAAGGCCAGATTTACAGCAGCAGTGCCGTTGCTATCGTAAATTGATGGCGCACTAAACCATTTGTCCGTCGCATCTGTGCGAACCTTCATCTCTACCTTAATAATTTCGCTCAATGGAACGAATGATTTTTCTACGATTGTCCGGTTGAGGTCGATGAACGACTGATACGAAGACTCTTATCCAAAATAACCCGGCTTATTAGTAATAGTGATACTTGCCTCGCTCAATCCCGAAGTTGTCCAGCCAGATGGAGATGCTCCTGATGTTTGATTATTAAAGTCATCCTGGATAGCAAATGTCGTACTTAATGCCGGTATAATATTCGCCATCTCTATAAAGACTGTTTCGTATTCGTTCATTTGAATAATAATGTCATTCCCGTTGTAACTGAAATTTCTGACTCCCGTTGAGACTTAACTGTTGTTCTCATAAAAATAACCAGTTGTCATGGTAGCAGGGCCGTAGTTAACCAAATTTTCCACTGTAAAAGAGGATGCTGTCTTGCTAGCAATTACTAACGAGTTGTCGGATCTTTCTACTCGGAAACGATAGTTTGATTCGCTATATAGGAAAATCTACGAGTGATTATAAAATAGTGTTAATAATGAAGGATAATGGGTTTGGAATGGTAGAAAAAGATATTGTAAGCCTAAACAAAAAATAAATGACCCTTTTCAACAATCTATGGAAGCTATGGACTTAAGAATTTACACCAAAGACTAAAGTTGTTTTACGGTACTGAATATGGTCTCTATCTCGAAGGAAACGTTCAAGGTGGACTAAAAGTACAAATGACATTACAAAAAATGAGTGTTAGTGAATATGAGGAACAGAAACGTAGGGATTCTATGATGTCATAAATTAAGGCTTCAAGTTATTCAAGTTCATATTGCTATAAACTAGTCGGCAATAACCAAGATCGAAAACAACAACTGCAATATTTTTTATGTTGTTTACTGTATTATTCAAAAGAATTATAATGATCCATACAGGTTACGATTTTAAGTAACAATGTTATTATTTTCACATTTTGAGAAATAAGTTTTACCAATATACCCTAAAATTCCATATACACCCTTAAAACAAATAAAGGTCATCCCCCAAAAGCCGCAAACAGAATCTGTGGCTTTTTATTATCGACATTTTAATACAAAAAAAAATACTACAAATCTTTTATTTTACATTTTTTTGCGTTTAAAGTTGCCTTTTTCATCAGTCTTTCCTATTTATTTTGCTGAGAGGAGATGAAAGTATGCCTAATAGTAATGACGAAAATAATGCAATTCAGAAAGGATTCAGCAGTTACGCGAAGCTTTGTTTACAGCGAGCCAGTAGAGATTACTTCAGAAAGGTACAAATATTATTCTGCACGAATTGTACCGCTTGATGAGAAATCTCTTTATAGCGTCAGTGTTAATATAAACTTTTCATCTTCCATTCAAGTAGAAGAGCATTCATTCTTAACTCAAATTATTGACGAGCTAAACCTAAGCAATATCGAAAAAAAAGTTTTACGTATGAAGTATTGCAAAGACCTAACTGATAAAGAAATAGCTATTAGTTTAGGAGTAACAAGACAAGCGATCAGTAAAGTTAAGGCACACACATTATCTAAGATAAAAGATAAACTTTTATTGTATTTGTAAATAACAACACGCTTCTACCTAAATTTCTACTAGAGGGAATGACGACTCATGGATGAATTTATTGACTTAATTGAGCTAGCGCAAAATGGCAATCAAAATGCCGAAGCTGAGCTAGTCTTACAATATCAACCATTAATTAATAAGTACTCAATGAAAAATGGGCATTTAGATGAGGATTGTAAACAACACTTAACTCTTGAGTTCATTTTGGCGCTTCGACGTTTTGATCTTAGTCGATACCTAAAAAAAACATAAATTTGATTAGCAAAATTGTATTCTCATATTATTATTAATAGCGTTTCCTCATTACTTCCTGAATAATTTATATATTCTCTCATTTATCGAACGGATATAAGAAACTAATTTATTCAGTTGCTATTTCAGGTTCATTTTCCAATTTATATTGTAGTAGCCATCACACGATAACTAGGCTACTTGCTAAAACTTTTTGTTCATTGAAAATAACATATAATCCTATTCAAGCACGTTCCTTATGTCTCTGTTAAACAGAAGCGACAATGCGGATACGCCATGAAGGTTAAATCTTAACCTAAGCGATAAATTTCCGGCATAAATCATCCTGTGGTGGGATGATTCGCCATAGTTGACATTTGGGATAATGATACTTCTACCCGGCCAACGTCACTGTATTGGGGGTAGCCTGCTCGGAAGAGGGGGAGCTTAACAAGCTATGATGCCGCTTAACCATCGGCAGCTTGAATAGGGTATCTATAAGATGGCCATATATTCTTGCATATTCACACAAGCATTCAATACACCTGCATATTTGAATATTAATCAGGAGGAGCTTTGTATGCATACTGATTTACAGTTTGCTGAACTAAAATCAATTCTAAAATTTATGTATCAGGATTATCCTGATGTAGTTAATATTGATCAGCTATGTCTCATGCTCGGAGATATCAGTAAAAAAACTGCCTATAAACTTCTACAGGCTGGTCGTATAGGACACTTTAGAATAGGAAAAATATACAAGATACCTAAAATCCATATCATTGAATACCTCGCAATCAGTATAGGTAATAAAAAGACCTCAAACTTTAACGCTTTACTGCATTGAATCAAAACTCTCAACTATGTTATATTAAAGTAGTCAATGGTAGGAGTTTGGCTGCATATTCAGGAGGGAAAAGTTTTGATAGCAGGCCACCTACAAGAAAAGAAAGATCTTTTTTACATTGTTCTTAATTGCAAAAATGAGGAAGGCAAGCGCAAACCAAAGTGGATTCCTACTGGCTTACCGGTAAAGGGCAATAAAAAGCGCGCCGAAGCAATGTTAATCGAAATGCGTCGCACCTTCAAAACTACCGTTGAAAAAGAGAAAGAACATCGCTTTGTCCAAGAAACACAAAAAAAGAGGCACCTACAGAAAAATCTGATAAAGATCCTCTATTCGTTGACTTTATGTTGAAATGGCTTGCCATGATGAGGTATAAAGTTGAGTTCATTACCTTTGCTTCGTACCACAATGTTGTCGTAAATCACATTAATCCTTATTTCGAAAATTTGGGACTACATCTAAAGGAACTGTTGCCAAGTCACCTACAAGATTATTATCAGTATGAGCTAGATGAAAATGGCGTTACGACGAATACGGTGATCCACTATCATGCTAATATCCATACCGCCCTAA
This window harbors:
- a CDS encoding helix-turn-helix domain-containing protein, whose protein sequence is MDEFIDLIELAQNGNQNAEAELVLQYQPLINKYSMKNGHLDEDCKQHLTLEFILALRRFDLSRYLKKT
- a CDS encoding helix-turn-helix domain-containing protein, which produces MHTDLQFAELKSILKFMYQDYPDVVNIDQLCLMLGDISKKTAYKLLQAGRIGHFRIGKIYKIPKIHIIEYLAISIGNKKTSNFNALLH
- a CDS encoding MFS transporter encodes the protein MGKADKKICREEAGTGNIVGIDKRIPFGEKFSLASLTGVTTFYITMIGTWLLFYYTDIMKINAAYVGGMFVVIRILDAVVTPVFGIYLDRQNTRWGKYKPWVILILMGLAFFGFFTFIPVNFGEVGNIIYVTVTYSIFSLFMSLNQGPGLGLTTATTKVQEDRMNISIWSFAILLIASITVNVGTLPIINALGSGNQAVGFRTFMMIAMIITIIYTLVVMRVSKERFVVTKENTGKMDIKTSLGLFLKNKYAVIAVVYSFTINLSSAIRSGVGIYYYKYYFNDENMMITMGLIQLLPLIIGVALSSIMTKKLGLKKIMLVSVIFSMVTGTLMFFVPPTATGKIMFYILNVIGGTVTGIASPVQGTMTPLAADYGEYKFNMSSGGFIGSLSGFAQTLSTAVAGGFTAITLSAVHYVPNVPQTATALWGIKVLMSIIPAVITLLGLILIKWDMTDDKHKAIINEINQRRSEKSA
- a CDS encoding sigma factor-like helix-turn-helix DNA-binding protein, with protein sequence MTKIMQFRKDSAVTRSFVYSEPVEITSERYKYYSARIVPLDEKSLYSVSVNINFSSSIQVEEHSFLTQIIDELNLSNIEKKVLRMKYCKDLTDKEIAISLGVTRQAISKVKAHTLSKIKDKLLLYL